One stretch of Limnohabitans sp. DNA includes these proteins:
- a CDS encoding Tm-1-like ATP-binding domain-containing protein: MKSPVILIVGTVDTKSDEIGFMREQVQAAGGQALIMDVGVLAKGQVVPHFANTEVAQAAGVTLQQVMDSGDENSAMALMAQGASALAVQLQREGRINGLLVLGGTMGTDLALDVASSLPLGVPKVVLSTVAFSPLLPPERMPPDLMMVLWAGGLYGLNSLCQSALAQAAGAVVGACLVARAPRFTRPVVGMTSLGSSCLKYMVQLKPELDKRGFDLAVFHTTGMGGRAFESLAAQGQFACVMDFSLQEMVNQMGGSVVSAGPDRLMGAGRQGVPMIVAPGATDLVDYPAWGQMPARFAGRPSHDHNRLIASVGVDAEMRREFARELAHRVRQAQGPVHLVLPLQGIQEWDRAGAPLHDPEGLAAMMDEMAQCDWGLAQVSRIDAHINDAAFVQQVLVVFDDWLARGLVLPAVGKKAAHV; this comes from the coding sequence ATGAAGAGCCCCGTCATCCTGATCGTCGGCACGGTCGACACCAAGAGCGACGAGATCGGCTTCATGCGCGAGCAGGTGCAGGCCGCTGGCGGGCAGGCCCTGATCATGGACGTGGGCGTGCTGGCCAAAGGGCAGGTGGTCCCGCATTTTGCCAACACCGAGGTCGCGCAGGCGGCGGGCGTGACGCTGCAGCAAGTCATGGACAGCGGCGACGAAAACAGCGCCATGGCCCTGATGGCCCAAGGCGCATCAGCCCTGGCAGTTCAACTGCAGCGCGAGGGCCGCATCAACGGCCTGCTGGTGCTGGGCGGCACCATGGGCACCGATCTGGCGCTTGACGTGGCCAGCAGCTTGCCGCTGGGCGTGCCCAAGGTGGTGCTGTCCACGGTGGCGTTTTCGCCCTTGTTGCCACCCGAGCGCATGCCGCCTGATTTGATGATGGTGCTGTGGGCCGGGGGCCTGTATGGCCTCAATAGCCTGTGCCAGTCGGCATTGGCGCAAGCCGCTGGTGCGGTGGTGGGGGCTTGCCTTGTGGCGCGAGCGCCGCGTTTTACGCGGCCCGTGGTGGGCATGACCTCGCTGGGGTCGAGCTGCCTGAAGTACATGGTTCAACTCAAGCCCGAGCTGGACAAGCGGGGGTTTGACCTGGCGGTGTTCCACACCACAGGCATGGGGGGCAGGGCGTTTGAATCGCTGGCCGCGCAAGGCCAGTTCGCCTGCGTGATGGACTTCAGTCTGCAGGAAATGGTCAACCAGATGGGCGGCTCAGTGGTCAGTGCTGGCCCGGACCGCCTGATGGGGGCGGGTCGCCAGGGTGTGCCGATGATTGTGGCCCCCGGAGCCACCGATCTGGTGGACTACCCGGCTTGGGGGCAGATGCCCGCGCGCTTTGCAGGGCGTCCCTCACACGACCACAACCGATTGATCGCCTCGGTGGGCGTTGACGCCGAGATGCGCCGTGAATTTGCCCGCGAATTGGCCCATCGCGTGCGTCAGGCCCAAGGCCCGGTGCACCTGGTGCTGCCCCTGCAAGGCATTCAAGAGTGGGACCGGGCCGGTGCACCACTGCACGATCCAGAAGGTCTGGCGGCGATGATGGACGAAATGGCGCAATGCGATTGGGGCTTGGCACAGGTCTCGCGCATCGACGCCCACATCAACGATGCGGCGTTTGTGCAGCAGGTGCTGGTGGTGTTTGACGATTGGCTGGCGCGAGGTTTGGTGTTGCCCGCTGTGGGCAAGAAAGCGGCCCATGTCTGA
- a CDS encoding aldehyde dehydrogenase, protein MQKEKIDALRHQTIADQGLLIDGQWAAAASGQTMPVVSPIDGQTLCSIAAAGAQDVDRAVQAARRTFEQGVWSRMAPAERKKILHRIADCIEAHHAELAVLGVRDNGTEIAMAWKAEPGSAAGTFRYYAECVDKINGEIAPTPEGTLGLIHKEAVGVVAAIVPWNFPLMIGAWKIAPALAAGNSVVLKPSEDASLSLLRLAQLCLDAGLPPGVLNVVTGTGAEAGEALARHMDVDILTFTGSGPVGRLLLKASAESNLKRVYLELGGKSPNIVFDDAVDLAQAAKVSAMGIFRNSGQVCVAGSRLLVQRSVHDEFVERLQNIAASLRVGDPLDVTTDVGAVSSARQLARNQSMLARALAQGARLRTGGQVIAPVPGGQYMSPAVLDGVQPEMEIARQEVFGPVLAVMPFDDESHAVRLANGTEYGLAAGVWTGSLSRAHRMVRAIKAGLVHVNTYGGPDITVPLGGVRQSGNGHDKSMHALDKYLDLKTAWIQL, encoded by the coding sequence ATGCAAAAAGAAAAAATCGACGCGCTGCGACACCAAACTATTGCTGATCAGGGCTTGTTGATCGACGGCCAGTGGGCTGCTGCGGCATCGGGGCAGACGATGCCGGTGGTCTCGCCCATCGACGGGCAGACCTTGTGCAGCATTGCTGCCGCTGGGGCTCAGGATGTCGACCGCGCCGTGCAGGCGGCGCGCCGCACGTTTGAGCAGGGGGTGTGGTCGCGCATGGCGCCAGCCGAGCGTAAGAAAATTTTGCACCGCATTGCCGACTGCATCGAAGCCCACCACGCCGAGCTGGCGGTGCTGGGTGTGCGCGACAACGGCACCGAAATTGCCATGGCCTGGAAGGCCGAGCCGGGCAGCGCGGCGGGCACCTTCCGCTACTACGCCGAGTGTGTGGACAAGATCAACGGCGAGATCGCGCCCACGCCCGAGGGCACCTTGGGGCTGATCCACAAGGAGGCGGTCGGCGTGGTTGCGGCCATCGTGCCGTGGAACTTTCCACTCATGATCGGTGCCTGGAAGATCGCGCCCGCGCTGGCCGCAGGCAACTCGGTGGTGCTCAAACCTTCCGAAGATGCGTCGCTCTCTTTGCTGCGCTTGGCGCAGCTGTGTCTGGACGCAGGCTTGCCCCCGGGCGTGCTCAACGTGGTCACCGGCACAGGCGCAGAGGCGGGCGAGGCGCTGGCGCGGCACATGGATGTGGACATCCTGACTTTCACGGGCTCCGGCCCAGTGGGGCGCTTGCTGCTCAAAGCTTCGGCAGAGTCCAACCTCAAGCGGGTGTATTTGGAGCTGGGCGGCAAGTCCCCCAACATTGTTTTTGACGATGCAGTCGATCTGGCGCAGGCTGCCAAGGTGTCGGCCATGGGCATCTTCCGCAACAGTGGGCAGGTGTGTGTGGCGGGCTCGCGCCTTTTGGTGCAGCGCTCGGTGCACGACGAGTTTGTGGAGCGCCTGCAAAACATCGCCGCCAGTTTGCGCGTGGGGGACCCGCTGGATGTGACGACCGACGTCGGCGCGGTCAGCAGCGCCCGCCAGTTGGCCCGCAACCAGAGCATGCTGGCGCGTGCGCTGGCGCAGGGCGCGCGTCTGCGCACCGGCGGTCAGGTGATCGCGCCCGTGCCCGGTGGCCAATACATGAGCCCCGCCGTGCTCGATGGCGTTCAGCCCGAGATGGAGATTGCCCGTCAGGAAGTCTTTGGCCCGGTGCTGGCCGTCATGCCTTTTGACGATGAGTCCCATGCTGTGCGCTTGGCCAACGGCACCGAATATGGCTTGGCGGCAGGGGTGTGGACCGGCAGCCTCTCGCGCGCCCACCGCATGGTGCGCGCCATCAAGGCCGGGTTGGTGCATGTCAACACCTATGGCGGCCCGGACATCACCGTGCCGCTGGGCGGAGTGCGGCAGTCGGGCAACGGGCACGACAAATCGATGCACGCGCTGGACAAATACCTGGACCTCAAAACCGCTTGGATACAGCTTTAA
- a CDS encoding HAD-IA family hydrolase yields MSDAVKPEDKALILDFGGVISRTLFETHALSETALGLAAGTLTWQGPFAPETDALWQAMQADQISERDYWMQRTREVGRLLGEDWTEMQTFVQRARGADVQAVIRPEAVAAIQQAKALGYKLGILSNELDLFYGADFRERLPLLQQFDVIVDATYTAILKPDPRAYDDCLQALGVRPELAVFVDDQKRNVDGARRCGLQVVQLDVCRPGAGFSEAMRLLMSL; encoded by the coding sequence ATGTCTGATGCCGTGAAACCCGAAGACAAGGCCTTGATTTTGGACTTTGGTGGCGTCATCAGCCGCACATTGTTTGAAACCCATGCCCTGAGCGAAACCGCTTTGGGCCTGGCTGCCGGCACGCTCACCTGGCAAGGCCCGTTTGCCCCCGAAACCGATGCGTTGTGGCAAGCCATGCAGGCCGATCAGATCAGTGAACGCGATTACTGGATGCAGCGCACCCGCGAGGTCGGGCGTTTGCTGGGTGAAGACTGGACCGAGATGCAAACCTTTGTGCAGCGTGCGCGAGGGGCTGATGTGCAGGCTGTGATCCGGCCTGAGGCGGTGGCGGCCATCCAGCAGGCCAAGGCGCTGGGCTACAAGCTGGGCATTTTGTCGAACGAACTTGATCTTTTTTATGGCGCGGATTTTCGCGAGCGTTTGCCCTTGCTCCAGCAGTTTGATGTGATCGTGGACGCCACCTACACCGCGATCCTAAAACCGGACCCTCGCGCTTACGACGATTGCTTGCAGGCTTTGGGCGTACGGCCTGAGCTGGCGGTATTTGTGGATGACCAAAAGCGCAATGTGGATGGCGCCCGCAGGTGTGGCTTGCAGGTCGTGCAGCTCGATGTCTGCCGTCCAGGTGCGGGTTTTTCCGAGGCCATGCGATTGCTGATGTCTCTTTGA
- a CDS encoding APC family permease, translating to MSDQQLKRNQLGVASIVFFVVAAAAPLLGMTGAAPMAIVLGTGAGVPGAYLLVGLTLVLFSVGYCAMSRRVTNSGAFFAYIGSGLGLPVGLGAALVSVLAYVSIQLAIYGFFGGLLALQWGLLPWWGWSGLAWGLVTVLSMRQVEVGARLLGVLLLLEMVCLLVTAVAILLHGGPEGLSWGAAFAPENVLVGGLSGSAGVSLAFALASFIGFEATAIYGEESIDPKTTVPRATYWAVALITVFFALTSFAIVTGLGASHVVDEVVKRSTVDGQALADPAAVLFSLAREFVGPGMASAMAILVISSLFAGLLAFQNSAARYLFALSRGGALPAALARVNRQGAPVHASAWVSVLTALVMAAFAVSDLDPIVQLFAWCSGVAVVAILMIEVLVSVGVWAYFRRSLEKVGAWSSTIAPLASAVLLSLGLYLLLSRFGLLTGLVMAGVDPAATAWGLSPLGWLLALLPAMVGVVGWAMAHLQPLGSNQLLKDILS from the coding sequence ATGTCTGATCAACAACTCAAACGCAACCAACTCGGTGTAGCTTCCATTGTTTTTTTTGTGGTCGCAGCTGCAGCCCCGCTTTTGGGGATGACCGGTGCTGCGCCCATGGCCATTGTGTTGGGCACTGGGGCCGGTGTGCCCGGGGCGTATTTGCTGGTGGGGTTGACCTTGGTGTTGTTCAGCGTGGGGTACTGCGCGATGAGTCGGCGCGTGACCAATTCGGGGGCATTTTTTGCCTACATTGGCAGCGGCTTGGGTCTGCCGGTCGGCTTGGGGGCGGCCCTCGTGTCGGTCTTGGCCTATGTGAGCATTCAATTGGCCATTTACGGATTTTTTGGGGGGCTCTTGGCTTTGCAATGGGGCTTGCTGCCTTGGTGGGGTTGGTCTGGTTTGGCCTGGGGCTTGGTGACGGTTTTGTCCATGCGCCAAGTTGAGGTGGGCGCCCGCTTGTTGGGCGTCTTGCTGCTGTTAGAGATGGTCTGTCTGCTCGTCACCGCTGTGGCCATCTTGCTGCACGGTGGCCCTGAGGGCTTGTCTTGGGGCGCGGCTTTTGCGCCTGAAAATGTATTGGTGGGGGGCTTGTCGGGCTCCGCGGGGGTGTCTCTGGCTTTTGCCCTGGCTTCGTTCATTGGGTTTGAAGCCACGGCGATTTATGGCGAGGAATCGATTGACCCCAAAACCACGGTGCCTCGCGCGACTTACTGGGCGGTTGCCTTGATCACCGTGTTTTTCGCGCTGACCTCGTTTGCCATCGTCACCGGCCTGGGTGCATCCCATGTGGTGGATGAGGTGGTCAAACGCTCCACGGTGGACGGTCAGGCTTTGGCCGACCCTGCTGCAGTGTTGTTTTCCTTGGCCCGTGAATTCGTCGGCCCTGGGATGGCCAGTGCCATGGCGATTTTGGTGATCTCCAGCTTGTTTGCAGGATTGCTGGCTTTTCAAAATTCGGCGGCGCGCTACCTGTTTGCATTGTCTCGCGGCGGTGCATTGCCTGCTGCGCTGGCCAGGGTCAATCGCCAAGGTGCGCCGGTCCATGCGTCGGCTTGGGTCAGCGTGCTCACGGCTTTGGTCATGGCGGCCTTTGCAGTGTCTGATTTGGATCCCATTGTTCAGCTGTTCGCTTGGTGCAGTGGTGTGGCGGTGGTCGCCATTTTGATGATCGAGGTCTTGGTTTCGGTGGGCGTGTGGGCCTATTTCAGGCGCTCGCTTGAAAAGGTGGGGGCCTGGTCCAGCACCATTGCACCTTTGGCATCGGCCGTGCTGTTGAGTCTGGGTTTGTATTTGCTGTTGTCGCGTTTTGGCTTGCTGACCGGCTTGGTGATGGCAGGGGTGGACCCTGCCGCCACAGCATGGGGTCTGAGCCCCCTGGGCTGGCTGCTGGCCTTGTTGCCCGCTATGGTCGGGGTTGTGGGCTGGGCCATGGCGCATTTGCAGCCATTGGGCAGCAATCAATTGCTCAAAGACATCCTTTCCTGA
- a CDS encoding aminotransferase class III-fold pyridoxal phosphate-dependent enzyme, with amino-acid sequence MNTDQLKADNAQYLWHPMAHPGAMKKSTPDIIAKGEGCWIWDVDGHKMLDGVGGLWACNLGHSNKPVRDAIVAQMDELPFYNVFRGTTHVRAIELSKRLVQLMQPEGVATVMFSTGGSDAVEGALKVARQYWKLKGQADRYKFISLRQGYHGVHFGGMSVNGNTNFRRAYEPLLPGCFHVDTPWLYHNPYTDDPIRLGEICAEMLEREIVFQGPDTVAAFIAEPVQGAGGVIVPPPNYWPLVRQICDKYGVLLIADEVVTGFGRSGEMFGTRLWGVNADMWCLAKGISSGYIPLGATAINHRIADVFDADTTGTASVSHGYTYSAHPIAAAAALATLDQIAALDIPGNAARLGAHLQTRLRKLVDTCSFVGDVRGVGLMLGIEMVSDKAKRIPMPRTSDIPARVAKAAYKAGLMVRISGPNLILSPPLIITREQVDLMCDVLEGAFAAVQEGRA; translated from the coding sequence ATGAACACCGACCAACTCAAGGCCGACAACGCCCAATACCTGTGGCACCCCATGGCCCACCCGGGGGCGATGAAAAAATCCACGCCCGACATCATTGCCAAAGGCGAGGGCTGTTGGATCTGGGACGTGGACGGCCACAAGATGCTGGACGGCGTGGGAGGCCTATGGGCCTGCAACCTGGGCCACAGCAACAAGCCGGTGCGCGACGCAATCGTGGCGCAGATGGACGAGCTGCCGTTTTACAACGTGTTTCGCGGCACCACCCATGTGCGGGCGATCGAGTTGTCCAAACGGCTGGTCCAATTGATGCAGCCCGAGGGTGTGGCCACGGTGATGTTTTCTACCGGCGGCTCGGACGCGGTCGAGGGCGCGCTCAAAGTGGCGCGTCAGTACTGGAAGCTCAAGGGCCAGGCCGACCGCTACAAGTTCATCAGCCTGCGCCAGGGCTACCACGGCGTGCACTTTGGCGGCATGAGCGTGAACGGCAACACCAACTTCCGCCGCGCTTACGAGCCACTGCTGCCTGGATGCTTCCACGTCGACACGCCCTGGCTTTATCACAACCCCTACACCGATGACCCGATCCGTTTGGGCGAAATTTGTGCCGAAATGCTCGAGCGCGAAATCGTGTTCCAGGGGCCGGATACGGTGGCGGCCTTCATTGCGGAGCCGGTACAGGGCGCGGGTGGCGTGATCGTGCCGCCGCCCAACTACTGGCCGCTGGTGCGCCAGATTTGTGACAAGTACGGTGTCCTCTTGATCGCCGACGAAGTGGTGACCGGCTTTGGCCGCAGTGGTGAAATGTTTGGCACGCGCCTGTGGGGCGTGAATGCCGACATGTGGTGCCTGGCCAAGGGCATTTCCTCGGGTTACATCCCGCTGGGGGCCACCGCCATCAACCACCGCATCGCAGACGTGTTTGACGCCGACACCACGGGTACCGCTTCGGTCTCGCATGGCTACACCTACAGTGCCCACCCGATCGCGGCTGCGGCGGCGCTGGCCACGCTCGACCAGATCGCGGCGCTGGACATTCCGGGCAATGCTGCGCGCTTGGGCGCGCACCTGCAGACGCGCTTGCGCAAGCTGGTGGACACCTGCAGCTTTGTGGGTGATGTGCGTGGCGTGGGCCTGATGTTGGGCATCGAGATGGTGAGCGACAAAGCCAAACGCATTCCCATGCCCCGCACCAGCGACATTCCGGCGCGGGTGGCCAAAGCCGCTTACAAGGCGGGTCTGATGGTGCGCATTTCGGGCCCCAACCTGATTTTGTCGCCCCCGCTGATCATCACCCGCGAGCAGGTGGACTTGATGTGCGACGTGCTCGAAGGCGCATTTGCCGCTGTGCAGGAGGGTCGCGCATGA
- a CDS encoding tripartite tricarboxylate transporter substrate-binding protein, translating into MYERIQWGQRRNFLKVLCAAASPVPYWSQAQSPWPSKPVTMVVPFPAGGGTDAFARPISAQFAKLTGKQLIIDNRGGAGGTLGAAVAAKSTPDGYNLFMGAVHHTIAPSMYPRLDYDLERDLVPLILVANVPQVLVVNPRKVQSADFKAFLQMLKKNPGRLNYGSAGGGTSHHLAGELFKLQTQTFITHIPYRGAGPALQDLIAGNVDMMFDGLGSSAAHIKGGRIKALMVSGARRNAAFPDVPCSAELGLSDYTVSTWYGVWAPKGTPADAQARAIEEIRRACQTDDAKAVWANQGAEFPNLTTTQFEAFIKKELAKWSQVVRVSGAKLD; encoded by the coding sequence ATGTATGAGCGCATTCAATGGGGTCAACGCCGCAACTTCCTGAAGGTCCTCTGTGCAGCGGCCAGTCCGGTTCCATATTGGTCCCAGGCTCAAAGCCCATGGCCCTCCAAACCGGTGACCATGGTCGTTCCTTTTCCGGCCGGCGGTGGCACCGATGCCTTTGCCCGGCCCATCTCGGCCCAGTTTGCCAAGCTGACTGGTAAGCAACTTATCATTGACAACCGGGGCGGCGCGGGCGGCACTTTAGGTGCTGCCGTGGCCGCCAAGTCGACGCCCGATGGCTACAACCTGTTCATGGGGGCGGTTCACCACACGATTGCGCCCAGCATGTACCCCCGCCTCGACTATGACCTTGAACGCGACTTGGTGCCCTTGATCCTGGTGGCCAATGTGCCCCAGGTACTGGTGGTCAACCCCCGGAAAGTCCAGTCGGCCGACTTCAAGGCTTTCTTGCAAATGCTCAAGAAAAACCCCGGACGCCTGAATTACGGCTCTGCGGGCGGGGGCACTTCACATCACTTGGCTGGAGAGTTGTTCAAGCTGCAGACCCAAACCTTCATCACCCACATCCCCTACCGGGGTGCTGGCCCGGCCCTGCAAGACCTGATTGCCGGCAACGTGGACATGATGTTCGATGGTCTGGGTTCCTCGGCAGCGCACATCAAAGGGGGGCGTATCAAGGCCCTGATGGTTTCAGGTGCCAGACGAAATGCGGCTTTTCCTGATGTGCCGTGTTCTGCCGAGCTTGGTTTGTCCGATTACACCGTCTCAACCTGGTATGGCGTTTGGGCTCCCAAAGGGACACCTGCCGACGCCCAGGCCCGAGCCATCGAAGAGATTCGCCGAGCTTGCCAGACCGACGATGCCAAAGCCGTCTGGGCCAATCAGGGTGCTGAATTCCCCAACCTCACCACCACCCAGTTTGAAGCTTTCATCAAGAAAGAACTGGCCAAGTGGTCGCAGGTGGTCAGGGTTTCCGGAGCCAAGCTCGATTGA